The DNA sequence TGGCACGACGTATCCGATCGAATTGCGCCTGTTCTACCATTCCGCCGGAGCGGCGCCAGTCTATATCGCCATCGGCAACGATGTCAGCGCGCGCCGAAATTCGGCGCAGGCACTGCACACCAGCGAGGCGCGCTTGCGCGCCATCGCCTCCAATGCGCCCGGGCTGTTTTTCCAGATGCTGCAGCGGCCGGACGGCAGCATCTCGTTTCCCTACCTGAGCGCGGGCTGCCATGCCTTGCTGGGGATCGGCGCGGAACGGCTGCGCGCCGACCCGGCGTTGTTGTTCGACCTGATCCTGCCGGAGGATCGTTCGTCCTGCCTCGAATCGATGACGGCATCGGCCGCTTCCATGAAGCAATGGAACTGGGAAGGCCGCATCCAGATCGAAAAGTGGAAAGACATCAAGTGGATCAACCTGCGCTCCACGCCGCGCCCGCTGCAGGACGGCGTGCAGTGGGAAGGCTTCATGACCAACATCACGCAGAGCAAGCTGGAACAGGCCGAGATCAGGCGCTCGCGCACCCAGCTGGCGGAACTGTCGGCGCACGTCGACAAGGTCAAGGAAAAGGAGCGCCAGCGGATCGCACGCGAAATCCACGACGACCTCGGCGGCAACCTTACCGCCATCAAGATGGCGCTGGCCCTGGTGAAGACCAGGCTGCCGCCGGACGACGCCGAGCTGGCGGGTAAAACCGCGTATGCTGAAGAACTGGTGGACCGCACGATCGAGGCGGCGCACCGCATCTCGGCCGACCTGCGCCCAGGCCTGCTCGACTTCGGACTGGTCGCGGCCATCGAATGGCAAGCACGTGAATTCGAAAAGCAGTTCGGCATCCCCTGCGAATTCTCGTCCAACAAGAAGGACATCGCCCTGGATCCGAACCAGGCCGCCGCGCTGTTCCGCATTTTCCAGGAAGCGCTGACCAATATTGGCAAGCATGCCCGCGCCAGCCGCGTCTCGGTACATCTGATGCGCAGCAACCGCAGCATTCGCATGGAAATCGCCGACGACGGCAAGGGAATCGCGCTCGCCGACCGGCTCAAGCCTCAATCGTTCGGCATTCGCGGCATGATGGAGCGCACCGCCGCCCTGGGCGGCCAGTTATCGGTATCCGGAGGAGCGGCGGGCGGCACCGTGGTCGCACTCAGGATTCCGCTCCCGGAATAACCATGTAAGAATCGTGTCATGACAGCCAAAGAAACGATAAAGGTCCTGATCGCCGACGACCACGCCATCGTGCGCGAGGGATTGAAACAGATACTTGCCGACACCCGGGACATGGTCGTGGCCGGCGCCGCCGAGAATGGCAACGATGCCGTCAAGCTGGTGCGCAGCGTCGATGCCCATGTCCTGCTGCTGGACATTTCGATGCCCGACAAGAACGGCATCGAGGTGCTCAAGCTGGTCAAGAAGGATGCGCCCAGGCTCGCGGTGCTGGTGCTGTCGATGCACCGCGAAGACCAGTACGCGGTACGTTCGCTCAAGGCCGGCGCCGCCGGCTATCTGAACAAGCAGAGCGCGCCGGCCGAACTGGTCGACGCCATCCGCCAAGTCGCGTCGGGGCGCAAGTACATCAGCCCGGCGCTAGCGCAGGAACTGGCCAACCAGATCGGCGACGAACGCAACGTGCCGCCGCATGAAACGCTGTCGGACCGCGAATACCAGACCCTGATCATGATCGCCTCCGGCAAGACCGTCAGCGACATCGCGCTTGAACTATCCCTGTCCGTCAAGACGATCAGCATGTACCGCACGCGCCTGTTGCAAAAGATGAAATTGCGTCATAACGCGGAGTTGACGCATTACGCGATCAAGAACCACCTGGTGGAGTAAGGCACCGCGCAAGCGCTGAAACCCCGAAGTGGGCAGCGTTTCGGGCGCTAATCCGGCGGTTGTCGGCACATCGGCCGGATTATCATGGCGCAGATCCCGTCAACGGTGCCGATCGTCTTCATGGCAGACAAGCCGACAAAACCAGAACAACATCCAGCCGACATCGCACGCGAGGCATTTCGCCGCCTGGCGGTGCGGCGTATCGCGCCGACTCCGGAAGCGTACCGCGAAGTCTACGACGAAGTTTCAGGGGTTCACGAGCGCTCGCCGGCCGAAAAAATACTGGCCGATCTTGCAACAAAACTGGCGAGAGCACCGGGAGATCTGCCACTGTTTGCACACCGTTTTTCCGACTCTCTGAAATCGCACGACTGGGAAAATTTCGGCAAGCACCTGGAGCAGCTCATCTCGCGGCACCTGATCGCCCCGGAAGAGAAGCCTGAACGGGACATGTCGCCCCGCCCGGCGGCCGACAAGCCCGCGGTTGAAGCACCGTCCGGCGCGACACCGGCCAGCAAGAATGCCATCCCGCTGGTCGACGAGCCCCCCGCTCCACCGCCCCGCAAGACTTCCATCCCCTTGGTGGACGACATCGCGCCGGCCCTTCCCAAAAAACTCGATATCCCGCTGGTCGACATCCCCGAACCGCCTGCCGGCAGGGTCACGCCCATTTCGCTGGTGGATGAAGTCGAGCCGGTGGCAGACAAGGCGCAAGACCCGTCAGCGCCGCGCTTCAACGACACTCAAATGACCCGCGTCCTGCGCGAGATGCTGGTGCGCGCGCTGACGCTTCCCATCCCGTCCCTGCTGCAGGGGGCCGAGGAGCTCACCAAGGACTGCGAAGCGCTGGCCATCGCTATCGGCAGCGCGCGCAGCCGCAGCGCGCTGGCTGAACTGGAGCCGCGCTTCAAGCATTTCTGCTTCCGCATCGAGATGAAAGGCGGCGACATGGCGGAGGAGCGCGAGCTGCTGCTGCGCCTGTTCCGCCTGCTGATAGAAAACGTGGGCGAACTGGTGGAAGACGACACCTGGCTGTCCGGGCAGATCGCCAACGTGCAGGAAATCCTGACCGGCCCGATCAATTACGCCACACTGATCGACGCCACGCGCGGCCTGAAGGAAGTCATCTACAAGCAAAGCCTGCTCAAGCACAGCCTGGCCGAAGCAAAAACCCATGTCAAGGACATGGTTCTCACCGTGATCGAGCAGCTCGGCGCCGCCGCCTCGAGTACCGACGAATATCACCGGAAAATCGAAGTCTATTCGCAAAAAATCAGCAAGGCGCAAGGCGCCGCTGAGCTCAACAGCATTATCGATCACGTGATGCACGACACCCGCATCGCGCAGATCGAGTCGCAGCGCTCGCACGATGATGTGGTTGCGGCGCGCCAGGAAGTACTGGCGGCGGAAACGCGCATCCATGAACTGGAAGTCCAGCTGGTGCAGATGAGCGAACTTGCGCACGAGGACCAGCTGACCGGCAGCCTCAACCGGCGAGGCCTGGATGAAGTGCTGGAGCGCGAAATGGCGCGCGCGGAACGCAAGAAAATGCCTTTGTGCGTGGCGCTGATCGACCTCGACAATTTCAAGAAACTGAACGATACGCACGGGCACAGCGCCGGCGACGGCGCACTGGTGCACCTGGTGAAGGTAGTCAAGGATACGCTGCGCGCCATGGACGTCATTGCACGTTTCGGCGGCGAGGAATTCCTGATCGTGCTGCCGCATACGCTGCTGGACGAAGCGGTAAAGACCGTCACCCGCATCCAAAGGGAACTGACCAAGCAGATTTTCATGCACGACAATCAGCGCTTGCTGATCACGTTCAGTTCCGGGGTGGCGCTATGGGATGGCAAGGAAGACCAGGCGGCGCTGATCGAACGCGCCGACCAAGCGCTGTACAAGGCGAAGAAGGCCGGGAAGAACCGGGTAATCGCCGCCGAATGACGCAGCCAGGATATCGAAAGACGCCATGAGACATCAACGCAATAATTCGCACGCCTCGCTCGAAAACGCCCTACTCCTGCACCGAGCCGGTCGCCTGGAGGAAGCGGAGAGCCTCTACCGAAAAATGCCGAGCAACCCCGATGCCTTGCACCTGCGGGGTGTGATCGCACATCAGTTGAACCGCAACGAGCAAGCCGTCGAACTCATCGACCGTGCAATCGGCGTCCGACCTGCCAACGCGGCCTACCATTTTTCGCTCGACATGGCGTATCGCGCGCTGAACCGGCTCGACCAGGTAGAAGCCGCTTACCGCAGGCTGCTTGAACGCACCCCGGACAATGCGCTGATCCATCATCGCCTGGGCAACGCGCTCAAGGACCTGGGCAGAGGCGATGAAGCGATCAGTACTTACCGGAAGGCAGTCCTGCTTAAGCCAGATTTCGCCGCGGCATACAACGACATGGGCCTGGTCCACGCAGACCGGGGCGAGACGGATGCTGCCGTCGACTGTTACCGGCGGGCGCTGGCCCTCGACCCTGCCTATGCCCCAGCCCATGCGAACTTGGGTGTGACGCTGCGCAGGCGGTGCGAACCTGAGCAGGCCGAAGCCTGCTATAGAAAGGCGATTTCATTCGATCCCGGTTTCGCTGCCGCCCACAGCAATCTCGGCAACGTGCTCCAGGAGCAAGGTCGGCTGGAAGAAGCGATAAACTGTTTCCAGGAGGCCGTGCGGCTGGAGCAGAACAATGCTGCATTCCAGGTCAACTTGGGCAACGGACTGCTGGCGCAAGACCGTCTGGAGGAGGCACAGGCATGCTACGCGACGGCCCTCGCCCTCGCCCCCGGCCTGCCCGAGGCGCATTCTCAACTGGGCTGCTTGCTCGCGCGGCAGGGCAAGGCGGCGGAAGCGGTGGCATGCCATCTTCAGGCGATCGCACTCAGGCCGAACTTCCCGGAAGCGTTCAACGAGCTGGGCGCGGTATTCAGGGATCAGGGCAAGCTGCAGGAAGCGGTCGACTGCGGCGAAACGGCCGTGACATTGAAGCCCGATTTTCCGGAAGCGTTCAACAACCTGGGCCTGGCGCTGTCGCACCAGGGCAAGGCGGAACGAGCCATCGAATGCTTCGAGCGGGCTGTGGCGCTAAAGCCCGATTTTGCCGGCGTCTACAGCAATCTAGGGCTGGTATTCCATAATCTCGGCCGCACCGCGGAAGCGATCGCATGCCATCGGAAAGCCATCGACTGCGATCCGGAATTCGCGACCGGATACACCAACCTTCTGCTGTCGGCGCAGTATTCATCGGCCTTCACGCCGGAGGAGTTGTTTGCTGAGCATGCGCGCTTCGGCGCCCGGTTCGAGGCGCCTCTCAAGCCGCACTGGCGCACCCACGATAATTCCCGCGATGCCCACCGGCGCCTGAAGATCGGCTATGTCTCGCCCGACTTCCGCCGCCACGCCGTCGCCTATTTCATCGAGCCCCTGCTGGCCTGTCACGACAAGTCCCAGGTCGAGGTCTTCTGCTACTACAACCATACCCAGCATGACCCGGTCACCGCGCGACTGCAGGCCCTGGCCGACCACTGGATACCCTGCCGCCACCTGTCCGACGAACGCCTGGCCGAGCGCATCCGCGCCGACGGCATCGATATCCTGATCGACTTGGCCGGCCACACCGCCGGCAACCGTCTGCTGGCCTTCGCCCGCAAACCGGCCCCGCTGCAGGTCACCTATCTCGGCTACCCCGCCACCACCGGCCTGTCCGCCATCGATTACCGCATCACCGATGTCCATGCCGAACCGCCCGCCATGACCGAGCAGTTCAATGTCGAACGGCTCTGGCGCCTGCCTGAGATCTTCTGCTGTTACCGCGCCCACGACAACAGTCCCGGCGTGATCGACCATCCACCCGCACTCGACAACGGTTGCATCACCTTCGGCTGCTTCAACAATTTCTCCAAGGTGACCGACGCGGTGCTGGAGCTGTGGGCCAGAATCCTGCAACAGGTGCCCGACGCGCGCCTGCTGCTGGAAATTCAGGGCATCGACCATCCCCCCTTCCGCGCCGAGGTCGAACAGCGCATGGCACGCCTGGGCCTGCCGCTGCAGCGCCTGCTGCTGGAGCCGCGCCGGCCGGAAAACCAGTATGCGCTGTACAACCGCATCGACATCGCGCTCGATCCGTTCCCCTGCAACGGCGGCACCACAAGCCTGGACACGGTGTGGATGGGTGTGCCCTTCGTCACCCTCGCCGGCCGCCATTTCACTGCCCGCATGGGCGTGACCATCCTCACCAACGCCGGCCTGCCGCAACTGATCGCCTCCTGCGAGGATGACTATGTGGCCATCGCCTCGGCGCTCGCGCGCGACCTGCCGCGCCTGCGCGAACTGCGCGCCGGCCTGCGCGACCGTGTGCAGGCCAGTCCCCTCATGGATGCCCCCCGCTTCGCCCGCCATTTCGAGCAGGCCCTGCGCAGTATGTGGCGAATCTGGTGCGGCGAGCAGGAGCACGAACCTGCCGGCGGGCCCGGCACGGCGGAGCCCGACCTGCAGGCCGCGGTGGACCATCATCTGGCCGGTCGCCTGCATGAGGCGGAAGCGATTTATAGGATGCTGCCCGATCACTCCGACGCGCTGCACCTGCGGGGCGTGATCGCGCATCAGTCGAACCGCAACGAGGAAGCGCTCGTCCTTATCGAGCGCGCGATAGCCATCGCGCCGGACAACGCCGCCTACTATTTTTCGATGGCGTCGGCGTGGCGCGCGCTCGGCAGGACGGACCAGGCGGCGGCCTGCTATCGCCGGCTGCTGGAACGGATGCCGGATCATGCCGACGCCCGCAATAACCTGGGCAACGCGCTGCGCGAGCTGGGCGACGTCGACGCCGCCGCGGCGTGCTATCAGGAGGCGCTCGCGCTCAAGCCGGATTTTCCCGAGGCCCACAACAACCTCGGCATCCTCTTCAAGGAACTGGGCGATCCGGTACAGGCAGAAGCCTGCTGCCGCAAGGCGCTGGAGCTGAAGCCGGACTTTGCAGCCGCCCATAACAATCTGGGACTGGCGCTCGCGGCGCAGCACCGGATCGACGACGCCGTGGTCAGCTACCGCAAAGCACTCGAGCTCAATCCGGATTTCGCCGAGGCATACGGCAATCTCGGTCTCGCGTATAAGGACCAGGACCGGCTCGACGAAGCGGCTGCCAGCTACCAGCAGGCACTGACCCGCATGCCTCAGTCCGCCGAGATGCACAATAACCTGGGGCTGGTGTTCAAGGAAAGCGGTGCTCTTGGCGATGCCGTCGACTGCTATCTCAAGGCGATCGAACTGAAGCGGGATTTCGCGGAGGTTTACAGCAACCTCGGCCTGGTCTTCTCGGAACAGGGCAACCCGGACGCCGCGATGGAATGCCATTGCACCGCGCTTGCGTTCAGGCCGGATTCGGCCGAGGCGCACAACAACCTCGGCATCGAGCTCAGGGAATGCGGAAGGCTGGACGAGGCTGCCGCCTGCTTCCGGACAGCGCTCGAACTGAAGCCGGATTATGTCGACGCGCACTGCAATCTGGGGATCACGCTTCAGCGCCAGGGCAAGCCGGACGATGCGGTCGCCTGCTGCCGCAATGCCTTGCGGCTGAAACCCGATTACGCGGCAGCGCAGCAGATCCTTCTGCTGTCGGCGCAGTATTCATCGGCCTTCACGCCGGAGGAGTTGTTTGCTGAGCATGCGCGCTTCGGCGCCCGGTTCGAGGCGCCTCTCAAGCCGCACTGGCGCACCCACGATAATTCCCGCGATGCCCACCGGCGCCTGAAGATCGGCTATGTCTCGCCCGACTTCCGCCGCCACGCCGTCGCCTATTTCATCGAGCCCCTGCTGGCCTGTCACGACAAGTCCCAGGTCGAGGTCTTCTGCTACTACAACCATACCCAGCATGACCCGGTCACCGCGCGACTGCAGGCCCTGGCCGACCACTGGATACCCTGCCGCCACCTGTCCGACGAACGCCTGGCCGAGCGCATCCGCGCCGACGGCATCGATATCCTGATCGACTTGGCCGGCCACACCGCCGGCAACCGTCTGCTGGCCTTCGCCCGCAAACCGGCCCCGCTGCAGGTCACCTATCTCGGCTACCCCGCCACCACCGGCCTGTCCGCCATCGATTACCGCATCACCGATGTCCATGCCGAACCGCCCGCCATGACCGAGCAGTTCAATGTCGAACGGCTCTGGCGCCTGCCTGAGATCTTCTGCTGTTACCGCGCCCACGACAACAGTCCCGGCGTGATCGACCATCCACCCGCACTCGACAACGGTTGCATCACCTTCGGCTGCTTCAACAATTTCTCCAAGGTGACCGACGCGGTGCTGGAGCTGTGGGCCAGAATCCTGCAACAGGTGCCCGACGCGCGCCTGCTGCTGGAAATTCAGGGCATCGACCATCCCCCCTTCCGCGCCGAGGTCGAACAGCGCATGGCACGCCTGGGCCTGCCGCTGCAGCGCCTGCTGCTGGAGCCGCGCCGGCCGGAAAACCAGTATGCGCTGTACAACCGCATCGACATCGCGCTCGATCCGTTCCCCTGCAACGGCGGCACCACAAGCCTGGACACGGTGTGGATGGGTGTGCCCTTCGTCACCCTCGCCGGCCGCCATTTCACTGCCCGCATGGGCGTGACCATCCTCACCAACGCCGGCCTGCCGCAACTGATCGCCTCCTGCGAGGATGACTATGTGGCCATCGCCTCGGCGCTCGCGCGCGACCTGCCGCGCCTGCGCGAACTGCGCGCCGGCCTGCGCGACCGTGTGCAGGCCAGTCCCCTCATGGATGCCCCCCGCTTCGCCCGCCATTTCGAGCAGGCCCTGCGCAGTATGTGGCGAATCTGGTGCGAACAAACGCAAGTACAAGGAACGAACGCATGAAGGCAGTCATTCTCGCCGGCGGTCTCGGCACCCGCATTCTCGAAGAAAGCCATCTGCGCCCCAAGCCCATGATCGAAATCGGCGGCAAGCCGATCCTGTGGCACATCATGAAAATCTATTCGAGCCACGGCGTGAACGACTTCGTGATCTGCCTCGGCTACAAGGGGTATGTCATCAAGGAATACTTCGCCAACTATTTCCTCCATATGTCCGACGTCACCTTCGACATGGAAAAGAATCGCATGGAGGTGCACCAGCGCCACGCCGAACCGTGGCGCGTGACGCTGGTCGACACCGGCGCGCACACCATGACCGGCGGGCGGCTGCGGCGGGTGAAAAGCTACCTGCATCCGCGCGAGCCGTTCTGCTTCACCTACGGCGACGGCTTGGCCGATATCGACATCGCCGCGGAGATCGCCTTTCACAAGGCGCACGGCCGGCTGGCGACGGTGGCGGCGGTGCAGCCTCCCGGCCGCTACGGCGCATTGCTGCGGAACGGAGAGCAGGTGCGGGGTTTCCAGGAAAAGCCGCAGGGCGACGGCGGCTGGATCAACGGCGGTTTTTTCATCCTGCAGCCCGAGGCCATCGACCTGGTTGCCGACGAAGCCACAAGCTGGGAACTCGAACCGATGACGACCCTGGCGAAGGAGGAGCAGTTGATGGCTTTCGAACACAACGGATTCTGGCAGCCGATGGACACGCTGCGCGAGAAAAACCTGCTGGAAGACCTATGGCAGTCGGATCAGGCGCCGTGGAAGACATGGAAATGAGCGCGCCGACACTCGCCGGTGCCTTCGCCGACCGCCCCGTCCTCGTCACCGGCCATACCGGCTTCAAGGGATCGTGGCTGGCGCTGTGGCTGGCGCGCCTGGGCGCCCGC is a window from the Noviherbaspirillum sp. UKPF54 genome containing:
- a CDS encoding histidine kinase codes for the protein MMQAEWLPIILQGSFSEIYVMDCATLRFVQVNKAARKNLGYTARELARMTLLDVTRDLPRDMLLSLRHGRTKAATIDTAHTRKNGTTYPIELRLFYHSAGAAPVYIAIGNDVSARRNSAQALHTSEARLRAIASNAPGLFFQMLQRPDGSISFPYLSAGCHALLGIGAERLRADPALLFDLILPEDRSSCLESMTASAASMKQWNWEGRIQIEKWKDIKWINLRSTPRPLQDGVQWEGFMTNITQSKLEQAEIRRSRTQLAELSAHVDKVKEKERQRIAREIHDDLGGNLTAIKMALALVKTRLPPDDAELAGKTAYAEELVDRTIEAAHRISADLRPGLLDFGLVAAIEWQAREFEKQFGIPCEFSSNKKDIALDPNQAAALFRIFQEALTNIGKHARASRVSVHLMRSNRSIRMEIADDGKGIALADRLKPQSFGIRGMMERTAALGGQLSVSGGAAGGTVVALRIPLPE
- a CDS encoding response regulator transcription factor codes for the protein MTAKETIKVLIADDHAIVREGLKQILADTRDMVVAGAAENGNDAVKLVRSVDAHVLLLDISMPDKNGIEVLKLVKKDAPRLAVLVLSMHREDQYAVRSLKAGAAGYLNKQSAPAELVDAIRQVASGRKYISPALAQELANQIGDERNVPPHETLSDREYQTLIMIASGKTVSDIALELSLSVKTISMYRTRLLQKMKLRHNAELTHYAIKNHLVE
- a CDS encoding GGDEF domain-containing protein, translated to MAQIPSTVPIVFMADKPTKPEQHPADIAREAFRRLAVRRIAPTPEAYREVYDEVSGVHERSPAEKILADLATKLARAPGDLPLFAHRFSDSLKSHDWENFGKHLEQLISRHLIAPEEKPERDMSPRPAADKPAVEAPSGATPASKNAIPLVDEPPAPPPRKTSIPLVDDIAPALPKKLDIPLVDIPEPPAGRVTPISLVDEVEPVADKAQDPSAPRFNDTQMTRVLREMLVRALTLPIPSLLQGAEELTKDCEALAIAIGSARSRSALAELEPRFKHFCFRIEMKGGDMAEERELLLRLFRLLIENVGELVEDDTWLSGQIANVQEILTGPINYATLIDATRGLKEVIYKQSLLKHSLAEAKTHVKDMVLTVIEQLGAAASSTDEYHRKIEVYSQKISKAQGAAELNSIIDHVMHDTRIAQIESQRSHDDVVAARQEVLAAETRIHELEVQLVQMSELAHEDQLTGSLNRRGLDEVLEREMARAERKKMPLCVALIDLDNFKKLNDTHGHSAGDGALVHLVKVVKDTLRAMDVIARFGGEEFLIVLPHTLLDEAVKTVTRIQRELTKQIFMHDNQRLLITFSSGVALWDGKEDQAALIERADQALYKAKKAGKNRVIAAE
- a CDS encoding tetratricopeptide repeat protein, which encodes MRHQRNNSHASLENALLLHRAGRLEEAESLYRKMPSNPDALHLRGVIAHQLNRNEQAVELIDRAIGVRPANAAYHFSLDMAYRALNRLDQVEAAYRRLLERTPDNALIHHRLGNALKDLGRGDEAISTYRKAVLLKPDFAAAYNDMGLVHADRGETDAAVDCYRRALALDPAYAPAHANLGVTLRRRCEPEQAEACYRKAISFDPGFAAAHSNLGNVLQEQGRLEEAINCFQEAVRLEQNNAAFQVNLGNGLLAQDRLEEAQACYATALALAPGLPEAHSQLGCLLARQGKAAEAVACHLQAIALRPNFPEAFNELGAVFRDQGKLQEAVDCGETAVTLKPDFPEAFNNLGLALSHQGKAERAIECFERAVALKPDFAGVYSNLGLVFHNLGRTAEAIACHRKAIDCDPEFATGYTNLLLSAQYSSAFTPEELFAEHARFGARFEAPLKPHWRTHDNSRDAHRRLKIGYVSPDFRRHAVAYFIEPLLACHDKSQVEVFCYYNHTQHDPVTARLQALADHWIPCRHLSDERLAERIRADGIDILIDLAGHTAGNRLLAFARKPAPLQVTYLGYPATTGLSAIDYRITDVHAEPPAMTEQFNVERLWRLPEIFCCYRAHDNSPGVIDHPPALDNGCITFGCFNNFSKVTDAVLELWARILQQVPDARLLLEIQGIDHPPFRAEVEQRMARLGLPLQRLLLEPRRPENQYALYNRIDIALDPFPCNGGTTSLDTVWMGVPFVTLAGRHFTARMGVTILTNAGLPQLIASCEDDYVAIASALARDLPRLRELRAGLRDRVQASPLMDAPRFARHFEQALRSMWRIWCGEQEHEPAGGPGTAEPDLQAAVDHHLAGRLHEAEAIYRMLPDHSDALHLRGVIAHQSNRNEEALVLIERAIAIAPDNAAYYFSMASAWRALGRTDQAAACYRRLLERMPDHADARNNLGNALRELGDVDAAAACYQEALALKPDFPEAHNNLGILFKELGDPVQAEACCRKALELKPDFAAAHNNLGLALAAQHRIDDAVVSYRKALELNPDFAEAYGNLGLAYKDQDRLDEAAASYQQALTRMPQSAEMHNNLGLVFKESGALGDAVDCYLKAIELKRDFAEVYSNLGLVFSEQGNPDAAMECHCTALAFRPDSAEAHNNLGIELRECGRLDEAAACFRTALELKPDYVDAHCNLGITLQRQGKPDDAVACCRNALRLKPDYAAAQQILLLSAQYSSAFTPEELFAEHARFGARFEAPLKPHWRTHDNSRDAHRRLKIGYVSPDFRRHAVAYFIEPLLACHDKSQVEVFCYYNHTQHDPVTARLQALADHWIPCRHLSDERLAERIRADGIDILIDLAGHTAGNRLLAFARKPAPLQVTYLGYPATTGLSAIDYRITDVHAEPPAMTEQFNVERLWRLPEIFCCYRAHDNSPGVIDHPPALDNGCITFGCFNNFSKVTDAVLELWARILQQVPDARLLLEIQGIDHPPFRAEVEQRMARLGLPLQRLLLEPRRPENQYALYNRIDIALDPFPCNGGTTSLDTVWMGVPFVTLAGRHFTARMGVTILTNAGLPQLIASCEDDYVAIASALARDLPRLRELRAGLRDRVQASPLMDAPRFARHFEQALRSMWRIWCEQTQVQGTNA
- the rfbF gene encoding glucose-1-phosphate cytidylyltransferase is translated as MKAVILAGGLGTRILEESHLRPKPMIEIGGKPILWHIMKIYSSHGVNDFVICLGYKGYVIKEYFANYFLHMSDVTFDMEKNRMEVHQRHAEPWRVTLVDTGAHTMTGGRLRRVKSYLHPREPFCFTYGDGLADIDIAAEIAFHKAHGRLATVAAVQPPGRYGALLRNGEQVRGFQEKPQGDGGWINGGFFILQPEAIDLVADEATSWELEPMTTLAKEEQLMAFEHNGFWQPMDTLREKNLLEDLWQSDQAPWKTWK